A section of the Thermotoga caldifontis AZM44c09 genome encodes:
- a CDS encoding ComF family protein, producing the protein MRKSLELLLGTIFPNSCVLCGRAIAPFSVICDECEHELLQGPIPLVEKTKWCEVHFYGRYDSKLRKAILAYKNEGHWRLRRILAKMLIATMERYKIPCDRLTWVPSSFRALEERGYDTMGTIAKIVGRSIHLECASLIESTASSTKRGLTRQQRKESVRGAFRLKGKPEGVIALIDDVYTTGATMNECARLLLEAGAQKIVAYCIARA; encoded by the coding sequence ATGAGGAAGAGTCTCGAGCTGTTACTCGGAACGATCTTTCCAAACAGTTGTGTTCTGTGTGGCAGAGCGATAGCACCGTTCTCCGTCATCTGTGACGAGTGCGAACACGAACTTTTGCAGGGGCCGATACCACTGGTTGAAAAAACGAAATGGTGCGAGGTTCATTTCTACGGTAGGTACGATTCGAAACTGAGGAAGGCCATCTTAGCCTACAAGAACGAAGGCCACTGGAGACTGCGCAGAATCCTCGCGAAGATGTTGATAGCTACGATGGAGAGGTACAAAATCCCCTGCGACCGTCTGACCTGGGTTCCCTCCAGTTTCAGGGCTCTCGAAGAGAGAGGGTACGACACCATGGGAACGATTGCGAAGATTGTCGGCAGATCTATCCACTTAGAGTGCGCTTCCCTGATCGAATCGACAGCCTCATCGACGAAGAGAGGCTTAACGAGACAGCAGAGGAAAGAGAGCGTTCGTGGTGCTTTCAGACTGAAGGGAAAGCCAGAAGGCGTGATAGCCCTGATAGACGATGTGTACACCACGGGTGCCACCATGAACGAATGTGCGAGACTGTTACTTGAGGCGGGCGCACAGAAAATCGTCGCCTACTGCATCGCCAGGGCTTGA
- a CDS encoding uracil-xanthine permease family protein, with amino-acid sequence MVDTSLTVAHQQVRGVKFFLLSLQHFVAMFGATVLVPLLTGLDPLVALFTAGAGTLLFHTITGGIVPVFLGSSFAFIAPVIMVKEQMNDLAYATGGIFAAGLVYLLFALLVWLVGIEKVNRLFPPVVTGPMIVVIGLTLSPVAIQMASQNWFVAMVVVVTVILTSVLLKGFWSMIPVLFGVLAGYAVSLPLGLVDLSPIQQSSWLSVPKFMLPKFSWSAIATIAPVSIATVMEHIGDITTNGAVVGRNFFEKPGLHRTLIGDGLATSLAGLLGGPANTTYSENTGVLALTGVYDPRVLRGAAFLAMLVAFLSKFGAVLRTIPTPVIGGISLILFGMIASVGIRTLINAQVDFSKPKNLLVASLILTVGIGGATLKVGHVEFKGLSLAAMVGIIANLLIPEKKD; translated from the coding sequence ATGGTTGACACTTCCCTCACTGTGGCCCACCAGCAAGTGCGTGGCGTCAAGTTTTTCTTACTCTCCCTCCAGCATTTCGTAGCCATGTTCGGCGCAACGGTACTCGTCCCATTGTTGACCGGTCTTGATCCGCTCGTCGCACTCTTCACGGCGGGTGCTGGAACGCTGCTGTTTCATACCATTACAGGTGGTATCGTTCCAGTGTTCCTCGGTTCAAGCTTCGCCTTCATCGCACCTGTGATCATGGTGAAGGAACAAATGAATGATCTGGCTTACGCCACCGGTGGAATATTCGCTGCCGGTTTAGTCTACTTGCTCTTCGCATTGCTGGTGTGGCTGGTGGGCATCGAGAAAGTTAACAGGCTGTTTCCACCCGTCGTGACCGGTCCCATGATCGTCGTCATAGGCTTAACCCTCAGTCCCGTGGCGATCCAGATGGCGAGCCAGAACTGGTTTGTGGCGATGGTGGTCGTCGTCACGGTCATACTCACCTCCGTCCTGCTGAAAGGCTTCTGGAGCATGATACCTGTGCTGTTCGGTGTGCTCGCTGGTTACGCTGTATCCCTGCCACTGGGCCTGGTCGATCTTTCACCCATCCAGCAGAGCAGCTGGTTGAGTGTGCCAAAGTTCATGCTTCCAAAGTTCAGCTGGTCGGCCATAGCAACGATAGCTCCCGTATCGATCGCAACAGTGATGGAACACATCGGTGATATCACAACGAATGGAGCCGTTGTTGGCAGGAACTTTTTCGAAAAACCTGGGCTTCACAGGACTTTGATCGGTGACGGACTCGCCACCTCGCTGGCAGGCTTGCTCGGTGGTCCTGCAAACACGACTTACAGTGAAAACACCGGTGTACTCGCGCTCACGGGGGTTTATGATCCGAGAGTGTTGAGGGGTGCGGCCTTCTTGGCGATGCTGGTAGCTTTTCTATCCAAATTTGGAGCAGTTCTCCGCACGATTCCAACCCCTGTCATAGGCGGCATCAGTTTGATCCTGTTCGGAATGATCGCCTCGGTGGGTATAAGGACCTTGATCAACGCACAGGTGGACTTCTCGAAGCCAAAGAATCTCCTCGTAGCCTCCCTGATTCTCACCGTCGGTATCGGTGGAGCCACACTGAAGGTTGGACACGTCGAATTCAAGGGTCTCAGTCTCGCGGCGATGGTTGGGATCATCGCCAACCTCCTGATCCCGGAAAAGAAAGACTGA
- a CDS encoding methyl-accepting chemotaxis protein, producing the protein MSLKLSIVLLVVVFLIAGVLTVTVTNLLMIREKLLGYAEGEMLQKVEKEAIRLDNWFKERFITLQGIAPNLENLFLFFDTNMIDMSLRSYTENLQKLGFTGQILISADGKTFTLDVQPDLDLSKQKFFEETMKGNLYLQSVTFRGQRGYVFSVPVISYSQEIVGVYAAFMPQKELDEIVLNIKHGKEGYAFMVDGESVVLSHPNADLLGKKLREVDENLRIIEEKIANRETTTVNYTFQSERKLAAITNVPSVGWSLCLTIPRKEIEAVFQNTIVMNASVAAIVSIVAVIVAIFFARSITQPIVNLSNVAQRVAEGDLSQSVQLKRAGAEITQLSNAFSILTKSLKDSIMNTKKIEERMNLLSEQIEKDSSAARTASEEARAISEEVSRIVSNVNQLVHQVDMGAREIASGSEQTSKNALVLSESFEKLRKSSKAVEQVVNKLIESVESMVQQQHSVRRSIQELASFTGKIEEVIGTIYSIAEQTNLLALNAAIEAARAGEAGRGFAVVAEEVRKLAEQSRTSTKQIEDFLVSIRSQVQTMLEQEEEIVKRTSESSALIGESLRTIAGMVEDIERVATMSSELAAVSQEQNAAVEEINAAIERIVKEIDRVSSDIDKLSKGVAEQSERVQNLSNSLQELTSVFEELRQVFSRYRV; encoded by the coding sequence ATGTCGCTGAAACTCAGCATAGTTCTGCTCGTGGTGGTGTTTCTGATCGCGGGCGTTCTGACGGTTACGGTGACGAACCTGCTCATGATCAGAGAAAAGCTCCTCGGTTACGCTGAAGGAGAGATGCTTCAAAAGGTGGAAAAGGAAGCGATCAGACTGGACAACTGGTTCAAAGAAAGGTTCATCACGCTTCAAGGTATAGCCCCGAATCTGGAAAATCTCTTTTTGTTCTTCGACACGAACATGATAGACATGAGTCTGCGTTCCTACACTGAGAACCTTCAGAAACTTGGTTTCACAGGGCAAATACTCATCAGCGCGGATGGAAAAACGTTCACGCTGGACGTTCAACCTGATTTGGATTTATCGAAGCAAAAGTTTTTCGAAGAAACGATGAAAGGGAACCTTTACTTACAAAGTGTGACTTTCAGGGGCCAGAGGGGCTACGTCTTTTCCGTGCCGGTGATCAGTTACTCGCAGGAGATCGTCGGTGTCTACGCTGCCTTCATGCCACAGAAGGAATTGGACGAGATCGTTCTCAACATAAAGCACGGCAAAGAGGGCTACGCGTTCATGGTGGACGGAGAATCTGTCGTCCTGTCACACCCGAACGCGGATCTACTGGGGAAGAAATTGAGAGAGGTGGACGAGAATCTGAGGATCATCGAGGAAAAGATCGCGAACAGAGAAACAACAACCGTGAATTACACCTTCCAGTCTGAGAGAAAGCTCGCCGCGATCACGAACGTTCCCAGCGTTGGCTGGTCGCTCTGCTTGACGATTCCAAGGAAAGAGATTGAAGCCGTCTTTCAGAACACGATCGTGATGAACGCGAGCGTGGCGGCCATCGTTTCCATAGTCGCGGTCATCGTGGCCATCTTTTTCGCCAGATCTATCACCCAGCCGATCGTGAACCTTTCAAACGTGGCTCAAAGAGTCGCTGAGGGTGATCTCTCCCAGTCTGTACAGCTCAAGCGTGCTGGAGCTGAAATCACTCAGCTTTCGAACGCCTTTTCGATCTTGACGAAGAGCTTGAAAGACAGTATAATGAACACCAAAAAGATAGAGGAAAGAATGAACCTGCTGAGTGAACAAATAGAAAAAGATTCATCTGCAGCGAGAACCGCGTCTGAAGAGGCAAGAGCGATTTCGGAAGAAGTGAGCAGGATCGTCAGCAACGTCAATCAACTGGTTCATCAAGTGGACATGGGTGCGAGGGAGATCGCCTCGGGGAGCGAGCAGACGTCCAAGAACGCACTTGTACTGTCTGAAAGTTTCGAAAAACTCAGAAAATCATCGAAAGCCGTTGAACAAGTTGTGAACAAGCTGATCGAATCTGTGGAATCCATGGTTCAGCAGCAACACTCCGTGAGGCGGTCCATACAGGAACTTGCCAGTTTCACTGGAAAGATCGAAGAAGTGATAGGTACAATTTACTCTATCGCAGAACAGACGAACCTTCTGGCGCTCAACGCAGCCATCGAGGCCGCGAGGGCTGGAGAAGCAGGTAGAGGTTTCGCGGTGGTCGCTGAAGAAGTGAGGAAGCTCGCCGAACAGAGCAGGACCTCTACAAAGCAGATAGAAGACTTTTTAGTGAGCATCAGATCACAGGTGCAGACGATGCTCGAGCAGGAAGAGGAGATCGTTAAGAGAACGAGCGAGAGCAGCGCCCTGATCGGTGAAAGTTTGAGGACCATCGCGGGTATGGTTGAAGACATAGAAAGAGTTGCCACGATGTCGAGTGAGCTTGCCGCGGTGAGTCAGGAACAGAACGCGGCGGTTGAAGAAATCAACGCTGCGATCGAGAGGATTGTGAAAGAAATTGACAGAGTTTCGAGTGATATCGATAAACTCTCGAAGGGAGTTGCGGAACAGTCTGAACGTGTTCAAAACCTGTCGAACAGCTTGCA
- a CDS encoding IMP cyclohydrolase: protein MNIKRALISVWDKRRVAEFAKALSERKVEIFATSGTAAYLRSCGVNAKEISEITGFSEMLQGNVKTIHPKIFAAVLMNLFEEDYLRLLKEMNIEPFDLVAVNLRPFQLDDSLDEERILKSIDVGGVALLRAAAKNYRNVVTLCDPEDYDAVIESIDRCGDVELQKRRLLCVKAFLTCQKYDESVIRVLCDLFAVDPEQLKRNWI, encoded by the coding sequence GTGAACATCAAGAGGGCGTTGATCAGTGTCTGGGACAAGAGAAGGGTCGCCGAATTCGCGAAGGCTTTGAGTGAGCGGAAAGTTGAGATCTTCGCGACTTCCGGCACGGCTGCGTACCTCCGCTCGTGCGGAGTGAACGCCAAAGAAATCAGTGAGATAACAGGCTTTTCAGAAATGCTTCAGGGAAACGTGAAAACGATCCATCCGAAGATATTCGCCGCGGTCCTGATGAATTTGTTCGAAGAAGACTATCTTCGACTTTTGAAAGAAATGAACATCGAGCCTTTCGACCTCGTTGCGGTCAATCTGAGGCCCTTCCAGCTCGACGACAGCCTCGATGAAGAAAGAATACTGAAGAGTATAGACGTCGGTGGTGTTGCACTGTTGAGGGCGGCCGCGAAGAACTACAGGAACGTTGTGACGCTGTGCGATCCGGAAGATTACGACGCAGTGATAGAATCCATAGACAGATGCGGTGACGTCGAACTTCAGAAACGTAGGTTACTGTGTGTCAAAGCCTTTCTGACCTGTCAGAAGTACGACGAGAGCGTGATCAGAGTCCTGTGCGATCTGTTCGCGGTCGATCCCGAACAACTCAAAAGGAATTGGATATGA